A stretch of the uncultured Trichococcus sp. genome encodes the following:
- a CDS encoding DNA-directed RNA polymerase subunit alpha codes for MIEIEKPRIETIEISEDAKFGKFVVEPLERGYGTTLGNSLRRILLSSLPGTAVTTIQIDGVLHEFSTIDGVVEDVTQIILNIKKLALKLYTDEDKTIEIDVKGPAVVTAADITHDSDVEILNPDLYICTVSEGAHFHVRLDVKNGRGYVRSEYNKTEDMPIGVLPVDSIYTPISKVNYQVENTRIGQKNIYDKLTLDVWTDGSISPEEAVSLAAKILTEHLNIFVNLTDEARKAEIMVEKEETHKEKMLEMTIEELDLSVRSYNCLKRAGINTVQELTDKSEAEMIKVRNLGRKSLEEVKNKLNDLNLGLRQDD; via the coding sequence ATGATCGAAATTGAAAAACCAAGAATTGAAACGATTGAGATCAGCGAAGATGCCAAATTCGGTAAATTCGTTGTAGAACCACTAGAACGCGGTTATGGAACAACACTTGGGAACTCATTACGTCGAATTCTATTATCTTCACTTCCTGGTACAGCTGTAACAACTATCCAAATCGATGGTGTTCTACATGAATTTTCAACGATTGATGGTGTTGTCGAGGATGTTACCCAAATCATTCTGAACATCAAAAAATTAGCTTTGAAATTGTATACGGACGAAGACAAAACAATCGAGATTGACGTAAAAGGTCCAGCAGTCGTGACTGCAGCGGATATTACCCATGACAGCGATGTGGAAATCTTAAACCCTGATTTATATATCTGTACAGTTTCAGAGGGAGCACATTTTCATGTTCGCTTGGATGTAAAAAATGGCCGTGGCTATGTTCGTTCCGAATATAACAAAACGGAAGATATGCCGATCGGTGTTTTGCCAGTCGACTCCATTTATACTCCAATCAGCAAAGTGAATTATCAAGTCGAAAACACTCGCATCGGACAAAAGAATATTTATGATAAGTTAACGTTGGATGTCTGGACAGATGGTTCCATCAGCCCGGAAGAAGCAGTCAGCTTGGCTGCCAAAATTTTAACGGAACATCTGAATATTTTCGTTAACCTGACCGATGAAGCCCGCAAGGCCGAGATAATGGTTGAAAAAGAAGAAACGCATAAAGAGAAAATGTTGGAAATGACTATCGAAGAATTGGATTTATCCGTACGTTCTTATAACTGTTTGAAACGCGCAGGCATCAACACAGTCCAAGAATTGACAGACAAATCTGAAGCAGAGATGATCAAAGTACGTAATCTGGGACGCAAATCACTTGAAGAAGTGAAGAACAAGCTGAATGATCTTAATCTAGGCTTGCGTCAAGACGACTAG
- the infA gene encoding translation initiation factor IF-1, producing MAKDDVIEIEGVVVETLPNAMFKVELENGHIVLAHVSGKIRMHYIRILPGDKVTVELSPYDLTRGRITYRFK from the coding sequence GTGGCGAAAGACGATGTCATTGAGATCGAAGGAGTTGTCGTTGAAACTTTGCCCAATGCAATGTTTAAAGTCGAACTTGAAAATGGTCACATAGTATTAGCTCACGTATCTGGTAAAATTAGAATGCATTACATCCGCATTTTGCCAGGCGATAAAGTTACGGTAGAATTATCACCGTACGATCTTACTCGTGGACGCATTACTTACCGCTTTAAATAA
- the rplQ gene encoding 50S ribosomal protein L17 — protein MAYRKLGRTSAQRKAMLRDLTTDLIINERIVTTEARAKEIRSTTEKMITLGKRGDLAARRLAAAYVRNEVADVREEDDKIVVQSALQKLFSDIAPRYAERQGGYTRILKTEPRRGDAAQMVIIELV, from the coding sequence ATGGCTTACCGTAAATTAGGACGCACAAGCGCTCAAAGAAAAGCAATGCTTCGTGATTTGACTACTGATTTAATCATCAACGAACGCATCGTTACAACTGAAGCACGTGCTAAAGAAATTCGTTCAACTACTGAAAAAATGATTACTTTAGGTAAACGCGGAGATTTAGCTGCTCGTCGTTTGGCTGCAGCATACGTTCGTAACGAAGTGGCTGACGTTCGTGAAGAAGATGATAAAATCGTTGTTCAATCAGCGTTACAAAAATTATTCTCTGATATCGCACCTCGCTATGCAGAACGTCAAGGCGGATACACACGTATCTTGAAGACTGAACCTCGCCGTGGCGATGCTGCACAAATGGTTATCATTGAATTAGTATAA
- the rpsM gene encoding 30S ribosomal protein S13 yields MARIAGVDVPRDKRVVISLTYIFGIGLNTAQKVLAAAEVSEDTRVRDLTNDELDRIRVEVDKLKVEGDLRREVNLNIKRLIEIGSYRGMRHRRGLPVRGQNTKNNARTRKGPAKAIAGKKK; encoded by the coding sequence ATGGCTCGTATCGCAGGAGTAGATGTTCCGCGTGACAAACGTGTAGTTATTTCATTAACTTATATTTTTGGTATCGGATTAAACACAGCTCAAAAAGTTTTAGCAGCAGCTGAGGTTTCAGAAGATACTCGCGTTCGTGATTTAACGAATGATGAATTAGACCGTATCCGTGTTGAAGTGGATAAATTAAAGGTTGAAGGTGATCTTCGTCGTGAAGTAAACCTTAATATTAAACGATTGATTGAAATTGGATCTTACAGAGGAATGCGTCACCGTCGTGGTTTGCCTGTTCGCGGACAAAACACTAAGAACAACGCACGTACTCGTAAAGGCCCAGCTAAAGCAATTGCTGGTAAGAAAAAATAA
- the rpmJ gene encoding 50S ribosomal protein L36, with protein MKVRASVKPICEKCKVIRRNGRVMVICENPKHKQRQG; from the coding sequence ATGAAAGTTAGAGCATCAGTAAAACCCATTTGCGAAAAATGCAAAGTCATTCGCCGCAATGGTCGTGTTATGGTGATTTGCGAAAATCCCAAACACAAACAACGCCAAGGATAA
- a CDS encoding energy-coupling factor ABC transporter ATP-binding protein yields the protein MNEIIELRNVTFSYSEEDARPALNNVSLTIQQGEWIAIIGPNGSGKSTLAKTINGLIEANSGEVIIEGIALNAETVWDVRKKIGMVFQNPDNQFVGSTVQDDVAFGLENVGIPREEMVKRVADAVAAVNMANFMDKEPARLSGGQKQRVAIAGIVALSPDIIILDEATTMLDPEGRHEVIETIQEIKEKENLTVISITHDIDEAAKANRIFVMEAGQLTRIGTPEEIFSLGKEIIDIGLDIPFPEKLKYQLKRQGLEVPEDYLTEEGMVNWLWTLLSKK from the coding sequence ATGAATGAAATTATCGAGTTGCGCAATGTGACTTTTTCCTATTCAGAGGAAGATGCAAGGCCGGCATTGAACAACGTTTCGTTGACAATCCAGCAAGGTGAATGGATTGCCATCATCGGGCCTAATGGTTCAGGCAAGTCAACCTTGGCCAAAACGATCAACGGTCTGATAGAAGCGAACTCCGGAGAAGTGATCATCGAAGGGATAGCTTTGAATGCAGAGACGGTTTGGGACGTCCGCAAAAAAATCGGGATGGTCTTCCAGAATCCGGACAATCAGTTCGTCGGTTCGACCGTGCAGGATGACGTAGCTTTCGGTCTGGAGAATGTCGGCATTCCCCGAGAGGAAATGGTGAAGCGGGTAGCCGATGCGGTTGCGGCTGTCAATATGGCTAACTTCATGGACAAGGAACCGGCACGACTTTCGGGCGGGCAGAAGCAACGGGTGGCGATTGCCGGAATTGTGGCTTTGTCTCCTGATATCATCATCCTTGATGAGGCGACGACCATGCTGGATCCGGAAGGCCGTCATGAAGTCATCGAGACCATCCAGGAAATAAAAGAAAAAGAAAATCTGACGGTGATCTCGATCACCCATGACATTGATGAGGCTGCAAAAGCGAATCGCATCTTTGTGATGGAAGCTGGGCAATTGACACGGATCGGCACACCGGAAGAAATATTCAGTTTGGGCAAGGAAATCATCGATATCGGTTTGGATATACCGTTCCCAGAAAAACTGAAATACCAATTGAAGAGACAGGGACTGGAAGTTCCTGAAGACTATTTGACTGAGGAAGGGATGGTGAACTGGTTATGGACATTACTTTCGAAAAAGTAG
- the rpsK gene encoding 30S ribosomal protein S11 yields the protein MAKKVARKRRVKKNVEAGVAHIRSTFNNTIVMITDVHGNAISWSSAGSLGFRGSRKSTPYAAQMAAEAAAKVSMEHGMKTVEVAVKGPGSGREAAIRSLQAAGLEVTAIRDVTPVPHNGCRPPKRRRV from the coding sequence ATGGCTAAAAAAGTAGCTCGCAAACGCCGCGTGAAAAAGAATGTTGAAGCTGGTGTAGCACATATCCGCTCAACTTTTAATAATACTATTGTTATGATTACAGATGTTCATGGAAATGCTATTTCATGGTCATCAGCAGGTTCATTAGGATTCAGAGGTTCTCGTAAATCTACTCCTTATGCTGCACAAATGGCTGCAGAAGCAGCAGCTAAAGTTTCTATGGAACATGGCATGAAAACAGTTGAAGTAGCTGTTAAAGGTCCTGGTTCTGGACGTGAAGCTGCCATTCGTTCATTACAAGCTGCAGGTTTGGAAGTTACCGCAATCCGCGATGTAACGCCCGTTCCTCATAATGGATGCCGTCCACCAAAACGTCGTCGTGTTTAA
- the rpmD gene encoding 50S ribosomal protein L30, translating into MAEVKITLTRSLIGRPQNQKDTCKALGLSKIGKTVVKPANPAILGMINTVSHLVTSEEVK; encoded by the coding sequence ATGGCAGAAGTAAAGATCACTTTAACACGCAGCTTGATCGGACGTCCTCAAAACCAAAAAGATACTTGCAAGGCTTTGGGATTGTCCAAAATCGGCAAAACTGTTGTGAAACCAGCTAACCCAGCTATCTTGGGCATGATTAACACAGTAAGCCACTTAGTAACATCAGAAGAAGTTAAATAA
- a CDS encoding adenylate kinase, whose translation MNLIIMGLPGAGKGTQAEKIVAKYNIPHISTGDMFRAAMKNETALGLEAKSYMDKGELVPDEVTNGIVKERLAESDTEKGFLLDGFPRTLVQAKALEAIMDELDKKIDAVINIDVNPEVLMQRLTGRIICRSCGATYHKTNNPPKVEGTCDRCGGHDFYQREDDKPETVENRIQINLEQSQPIIAFYSEKGLLHNVDGGIGIDKLFTEIQKIIE comes from the coding sequence ATGAACCTAATTATTATGGGTCTTCCCGGTGCTGGAAAAGGAACACAGGCTGAAAAGATCGTCGCGAAATACAATATTCCGCATATCTCTACAGGGGACATGTTCCGAGCTGCCATGAAAAATGAGACAGCCTTGGGCCTGGAAGCAAAATCATATATGGATAAAGGCGAACTTGTTCCAGATGAAGTTACCAACGGAATCGTTAAAGAGAGATTAGCAGAATCTGATACTGAAAAAGGCTTTTTGTTGGATGGTTTTCCAAGAACCCTCGTACAAGCAAAAGCACTTGAAGCTATCATGGATGAACTCGACAAAAAAATCGATGCTGTTATTAACATTGATGTGAACCCTGAAGTTTTGATGCAACGTCTGACGGGTAGAATCATTTGCCGCTCTTGCGGAGCGACTTACCACAAAACAAACAATCCTCCCAAAGTGGAAGGAACGTGCGATCGTTGTGGCGGACATGATTTCTATCAACGCGAAGATGACAAGCCTGAAACCGTAGAAAATCGCATTCAGATTAATCTTGAACAGTCTCAACCAATCATTGCATTTTACAGCGAAAAAGGATTACTACATAATGTGGATGGCGGAATCGGCATCGACAAGTTGTTTACCGAAATCCAAAAGATTATAGAATAG
- the secY gene encoding preprotein translocase subunit SecY — MFALLKNAFQAKDIRNRIFFTLGMLIVFRLGAHITVPGVDAGAITNLASTGLFSLLNTFGGGALSQYSIFAMGVSPYITSSIVVQLLQMDIVPKFVEWSKQGEVGRRKLNQVTRYLTVILAFVQSVGLSIGFNQLSALGLVNDPGMTTYMIIALVMTAGSMLVVFIGESISMHGIGNGTSLIIFSGIIARIPTDLVTYYNDRFVDAGSDLTNNILFSVALLSAILLVVILVVYVQQAERKIPIQYSKRASGSNQSAHLPLKINSAGVIPVIFASSFMMTPQTILGFFAASQSEASWYQILSTIFNYREPIGATIYTVLIVVFTYFYAFIQINPEKMAENLQKQGGYIPSVRPGKGTEDYISGMIMRLSTVGALFLGLIALLPIIASGLWDLPDSLALGGTSLLIVVGTALETARQIEGRMVKRNYQGFIQ; from the coding sequence ATGTTTGCTCTTCTGAAAAATGCATTTCAGGCGAAGGACATTAGAAATAGAATCTTTTTTACTCTGGGTATGCTGATTGTGTTCCGTCTCGGAGCACATATTACTGTACCGGGTGTTGATGCGGGTGCCATCACAAACTTGGCATCGACGGGCTTATTCAGCCTGTTGAACACATTCGGAGGTGGAGCACTGAGCCAGTATTCCATTTTCGCAATGGGTGTTTCGCCATACATCACTTCTTCTATTGTCGTTCAATTGTTACAAATGGACATTGTTCCCAAATTTGTGGAATGGTCCAAACAGGGTGAAGTAGGTAGAAGAAAGTTAAATCAAGTCACAAGGTACTTAACCGTCATTTTGGCTTTTGTGCAATCTGTCGGTCTTTCGATCGGTTTCAACCAGCTCTCAGCTTTGGGATTGGTTAACGATCCGGGCATGACTACTTACATGATCATCGCGTTAGTGATGACAGCAGGTTCCATGCTTGTTGTTTTTATCGGAGAATCCATCTCAATGCACGGTATCGGAAACGGAACGTCGTTGATCATCTTCTCTGGTATCATCGCAAGAATCCCTACAGATCTGGTCACTTACTATAATGATCGTTTCGTTGATGCAGGATCTGATTTGACGAACAACATTTTGTTCTCGGTTGCGCTATTGTCAGCAATATTATTGGTGGTCATACTCGTTGTGTACGTTCAACAAGCTGAACGTAAAATCCCCATTCAGTATTCCAAGCGTGCTTCCGGATCTAATCAATCCGCGCATTTGCCTTTAAAAATCAATTCAGCTGGAGTCATTCCAGTAATCTTTGCCAGTTCTTTCATGATGACACCGCAGACGATCCTTGGGTTTTTCGCGGCAAGTCAAAGTGAGGCCAGCTGGTATCAAATTTTGTCAACCATCTTTAATTACCGTGAACCCATCGGTGCAACAATCTATACGGTATTGATCGTTGTCTTCACTTACTTCTATGCTTTCATTCAGATTAATCCTGAAAAAATGGCAGAGAACTTGCAAAAGCAAGGCGGCTATATTCCAAGTGTACGTCCGGGTAAAGGGACAGAAGATTACATTTCCGGCATGATTATGCGATTAAGTACGGTCGGCGCGCTATTTCTTGGACTGATTGCGCTATTGCCAATCATTGCCTCAGGTTTGTGGGATTTGCCGGACTCGCTCGCCCTTGGCGGAACCAGTCTTCTGATTGTAGTTGGTACTGCATTGGAAACGGCAAGACAAATTGAAGGTCGAATGGTTAAACGCAATTACCAAGGATTTATTCAATAG
- the rplO gene encoding 50S ribosomal protein L15, translated as MKLHELKPAEGSRKERNRVGRGSSSGNGKTSGRGHKGQKARSGGGVRLGFEGGQTPLFRRLPKRGFTNINRKEYAVINLETLNRFEDGTEVTPALLVETGIVRDEKSGIKVLGNGSVEKKLTVKANKFSEAAQKAIEAAGGTVEVI; from the coding sequence ATGAAACTTCATGAATTAAAACCAGCTGAAGGCTCACGTAAAGAACGTAACCGTGTCGGTCGCGGATCTTCATCCGGTAATGGTAAAACATCCGGTCGTGGACATAAAGGCCAAAAAGCCCGTTCAGGCGGCGGTGTGAGACTTGGATTCGAGGGTGGACAAACTCCATTGTTCCGTCGTCTTCCAAAACGTGGATTCACGAACATCAACCGTAAGGAATATGCTGTCATCAACTTAGAAACATTAAACCGTTTCGAAGATGGTACAGAAGTTACTCCAGCTTTATTAGTTGAAACTGGTATTGTCAGAGATGAAAAATCAGGCATCAAAGTTTTGGGCAACGGAAGCGTTGAGAAAAAACTGACAGTTAAAGCTAATAAATTCTCCGAAGCAGCACAAAAAGCTATCGAAGCTGCAGGTGGGACTGTTGAGGTGATCTAA